The following are from one region of the Paenibacillus sp. KS-LC4 genome:
- a CDS encoding ABC transporter substrate-binding protein has product MFKAGLVPSMLLVLIILISGCGAAEGNAVGAGAESTPMATEAAATEKSIDEERVVTDEIGHEITIPAEPNKIIGIYLEDELTALGVTPIRKSRIGTWSGQDYLGLTVEDIDIAGDVEAFVKAEPDLILTNVYEEKQYGHLSKVAPMYAFTDARADWRSTIRTLGDLLGKKDKAEDVIVSYDKKAEEAAATLKASIGQETVAILRVHAKSLRLYGGPGYAGPVLYNELKLKPSKLVQELVLDKGEKVVNLAMEMIPQLDADHIFLTIDTGAEEQAKELLESNLWKGLQAAKSGNIHEVNFETWMKSGPIADSSKMDDVLAALAP; this is encoded by the coding sequence ATGTTTAAGGCGGGTTTAGTGCCCAGCATGCTGCTGGTGCTGATTATTTTGATTTCGGGCTGCGGGGCAGCGGAAGGAAACGCTGTGGGGGCCGGAGCAGAAAGTACGCCTATGGCAACCGAAGCTGCAGCAACTGAGAAGAGCATAGACGAGGAGCGCGTTGTAACAGATGAGATTGGGCATGAAATTACGATTCCGGCGGAGCCGAATAAAATCATTGGTATTTATTTAGAGGATGAATTGACAGCACTAGGCGTTACGCCAATCCGTAAATCCAGAATCGGCACATGGAGCGGACAAGACTATTTAGGGCTCACAGTAGAGGATATTGATATTGCAGGGGATGTCGAGGCTTTTGTGAAGGCGGAGCCCGATTTGATTTTGACCAATGTGTATGAGGAGAAGCAGTATGGGCATTTATCCAAGGTTGCTCCAATGTATGCCTTCACGGATGCGCGCGCAGACTGGCGCTCGACGATTCGGACACTAGGCGACCTGCTTGGCAAAAAGGACAAGGCGGAAGATGTAATTGTCTCCTATGATAAAAAAGCGGAGGAAGCGGCAGCTACTCTTAAAGCTTCTATCGGCCAGGAGACGGTTGCGATACTGCGTGTTCACGCCAAGTCGCTTAGACTTTACGGAGGACCGGGTTATGCTGGGCCTGTCTTGTACAACGAGCTTAAGCTGAAGCCGAGCAAGCTGGTTCAGGAGCTCGTGCTGGACAAAGGGGAGAAGGTGGTCAACTTGGCGATGGAAATGATCCCGCAATTGGATGCGGATCATATTTTTCTCACCATAGATACGGGGGCAGAGGAACAAGCGAAAGAACTGCTTGAAAGCAATTTGTGGAAAGGCCTTCAAGCAGCTAAGAGCGGAAACATTCACGAGGTTAATTTTGAGACGTGGATGAAGAGTGGACCGATTGCTGACAGCAGTAAAATGGATGATGTGCTTGCAGCATTGGCGCCATAA
- a CDS encoding helix-turn-helix domain-containing protein has protein sequence MEWQNMIQVWNQRPVQVLDIRYITMKPGEKRLAYRLPANAFIYANQGNARVVMEELNVPCDHGCLLHGGKGSSLNIWCGEESFDYYFVLYKPLGAIGKQAKQDNFEQQDVLGQRYAFEVMHALSLLSLLEQMFQLWESSEELDRLQVTGIFYQFVVEQFRQLQMVKTEAAVPDLSEQIAEYIHEYFPKTVTMETMAGKFHYSTHYLARVFKRRFGCSPMEYLMQTRINRAKFLLTETDTPLRSLAEKVGYTDIYYFNRLFKKLTGVTPTQFKKLNLSAIGSIRPKIMPESYIAPQAGQIYIDNNENHYQYNAWRVNEMKWGFKPSFAVTLLFSLSLLLAACGGTAAEPQQSAQGSNAQPNASATADAASEATTRMYKDALGREVEMPSNPSKVVVITYGGYLLPLGLKPVGVDQSVLDLYPEELAGVTSIGKGLGNVEAVSALEPDLIVLPEYYDASVYTQFEKIAPTIAVSWGGDPDVIQTLRDMGDIMNRKQEAEAWITKFEAKLQSVRDQLEVKVAPGETAITFILYEGELLLGGEGGTLGKLIYEDFGYQMPEQFKPYADGGAALSIESLADRPADYFFTQMTDRELVEMNKLFQEPLYQSIPAIKNNRIINVSRDKWNYGPYLAEQAVDEMIEKVAKAQK, from the coding sequence ATGGAATGGCAGAATATGATTCAAGTATGGAATCAAAGGCCTGTTCAAGTGCTGGATATTCGCTATATTACGATGAAGCCGGGAGAGAAGCGTTTAGCCTATCGCCTTCCTGCAAATGCTTTTATATATGCCAATCAGGGCAATGCCAGAGTAGTAATGGAGGAGCTGAATGTGCCTTGCGATCATGGCTGTTTGCTGCATGGTGGAAAAGGCTCCAGCCTGAACATATGGTGCGGGGAAGAGTCATTTGACTATTATTTCGTTTTATATAAACCACTTGGTGCGATAGGCAAGCAGGCAAAGCAGGACAATTTTGAACAGCAGGATGTGCTCGGGCAGCGTTATGCCTTTGAGGTGATGCATGCCTTGTCGCTGCTGTCATTGCTGGAGCAGATGTTTCAGCTGTGGGAAAGCAGCGAGGAGCTGGATCGGCTTCAGGTAACGGGAATATTCTATCAATTCGTAGTGGAGCAGTTTCGTCAACTGCAAATGGTGAAAACCGAAGCAGCCGTGCCGGATTTATCGGAGCAAATCGCTGAGTACATTCATGAGTATTTTCCTAAAACGGTAACGATGGAGACGATGGCTGGGAAGTTCCATTACAGCACGCATTATTTGGCAAGGGTGTTCAAACGCAGGTTCGGCTGTAGTCCAATGGAATATTTGATGCAAACGCGGATCAATCGAGCAAAATTTTTGCTTACTGAGACAGATACGCCGCTTCGCAGCCTCGCTGAGAAGGTAGGCTATACCGATATTTATTATTTCAATCGTTTGTTTAAGAAGCTGACAGGAGTAACGCCTACTCAGTTTAAAAAGCTTAATCTTAGCGCAATTGGTTCAATTCGTCCGAAAATCATGCCCGAATCGTACATTGCTCCGCAAGCCGGACAAATCTATATTGATAATAACGAGAATCATTATCAATATAATGCATGGAGAGTGAACGAAATGAAGTGGGGTTTTAAGCCATCTTTTGCCGTAACATTATTATTTAGCTTGTCGCTGCTGCTTGCCGCATGTGGTGGTACAGCCGCAGAGCCTCAGCAGAGTGCTCAAGGCAGCAATGCTCAGCCTAATGCAAGCGCCACGGCTGATGCAGCATCGGAAGCAACGACAAGAATGTATAAGGATGCACTCGGGCGTGAGGTGGAAATGCCATCGAACCCTAGCAAAGTGGTTGTGATCACTTACGGCGGCTATTTGCTGCCGCTTGGCTTAAAGCCAGTTGGTGTGGATCAGTCTGTGCTTGATCTTTATCCAGAGGAGCTTGCAGGTGTCACAAGTATCGGCAAAGGTTTAGGGAACGTCGAGGCGGTTTCAGCGCTTGAGCCGGACTTAATTGTTTTGCCGGAATATTATGATGCTTCAGTCTACACTCAGTTTGAGAAAATTGCGCCGACTATTGCTGTCTCATGGGGCGGAGATCCAGATGTTATCCAAACGCTGCGGGACATGGGCGACATTATGAATCGCAAGCAAGAGGCGGAAGCGTGGATTACTAAATTTGAAGCGAAGCTGCAAAGCGTCCGCGATCAGCTTGAAGTAAAAGTAGCACCTGGCGAAACGGCGATCACCTTCATTCTTTACGAGGGAGAGCTGCTTCTTGGCGGCGAAGGCGGTACGCTTGGCAAATTGATTTATGAGGATTTCGGCTATCAGATGCCAGAGCAGTTTAAACCCTATGCAGATGGTGGAGCTGCACTTTCCATAGAATCGCTAGCTGATCGTCCGGCTGACTATTTCTTTACGCAAATGACCGATAGGGAATTAGTGGAAATGAATAAGCTGTTCCAGGAGCCGCTGTATCAATCAATTCCTGCGATAAAAAATAATCGGATTATTAACGTAAGCCGCGATAAATGGAACTATGGTCCTTATCTGGCGGAGCAAGCGGTTGATGAAATGATTGAAAAAGTAGCGAAGGCGCAAAAATAA
- a CDS encoding sensor histidine kinase, whose amino-acid sequence MRIKWCFLAILAMWVFSTGIVQTAHAGDDTAAAAKLIARDGAGVYSVNYNMAILEDKEGSWSLTDVQSPKLQNQFVPVEGKSSFGYTRSVYWMKITIRNESRSEYWQLSLQNPLMDHFNVYSSAEVKRIRHHYPSYSLQLPAHLDTTIYMRFETPGPFIIPMRLTEPDAIYEKTSLEFVLYGLYYGIILTIVMYMLSLYASIRNSSYIFYVLYILCYSASQFVWDGLALQLLGENWFTTGGGGILFASPVSTYEFFFVLSIWFGFIATRRILKPVAFSPFLDRLCRVMIWLCPVGAIGNAFFYMYGLSFIWFSFKITAILMLPVIVVGCALRGSWLGRHLTIAILPLYAIALPSSLLSTGVLPDNLFTHFGMQFGSVIEFIIMSIVLYEQVAQMREKQHRVQKELANTLANWNKTLKIKVEEQTKSLKRSNDELILAEQSRTRLLQNISHDIRGPLNYVQGGIQALKQRLIQEPERQQEILDNVYGKVIEVNHFLDEMNRIEEGESPQSLEMVMFAEWIDDIFAEMAADIRYGNLRCETIVKVQEDADVLIAPHAIKRAIVNLVHNACKFTPTGGLIVLKATQDDHWVTLTVEDAGKGIAAERLPFIFHRHYMEDKMSGRGLGLAITKEIIERHGGQISVWSAEGRGSRFSFTIPKVQ is encoded by the coding sequence ATGCGAATCAAGTGGTGCTTCCTGGCCATCCTTGCGATGTGGGTATTCAGCACGGGCATTGTGCAAACGGCACACGCTGGAGACGATACCGCTGCTGCTGCGAAGCTGATTGCAAGAGACGGAGCAGGCGTGTATTCCGTCAACTATAACATGGCGATTCTGGAGGACAAGGAAGGCTCATGGAGCCTGACGGATGTGCAGTCGCCGAAGTTGCAGAATCAGTTCGTGCCGGTCGAGGGCAAAAGCTCCTTTGGCTACACCAGATCTGTGTACTGGATGAAAATTACAATTCGTAATGAATCCAGAAGCGAATACTGGCAGCTGAGCCTGCAAAACCCGCTTATGGATCACTTTAACGTGTATTCGTCCGCCGAAGTGAAACGGATTCGACATCACTACCCTTCATACAGCCTTCAATTGCCTGCCCACTTGGATACAACAATTTATATGCGGTTCGAGACGCCTGGCCCCTTTATTATTCCGATGCGTCTAACGGAGCCCGATGCGATATATGAAAAAACATCCTTGGAATTTGTGCTGTACGGCCTGTATTATGGCATTATTTTGACCATTGTCATGTACATGCTGTCGCTTTATGCTTCTATTCGCAATTCATCATATATCTTCTATGTTCTATATATTTTATGCTACAGCGCCTCTCAATTCGTCTGGGACGGACTGGCGCTGCAACTGCTCGGAGAAAACTGGTTTACGACCGGGGGCGGCGGTATTCTTTTTGCAAGCCCTGTAAGCACGTATGAGTTCTTTTTTGTTCTGAGCATCTGGTTCGGCTTTATTGCAACTCGGAGGATTTTAAAGCCGGTCGCGTTTTCTCCGTTTCTGGACCGTTTATGCCGTGTCATGATCTGGTTGTGCCCGGTCGGGGCAATCGGCAACGCATTTTTTTATATGTATGGCCTGTCGTTCATCTGGTTCAGCTTCAAAATTACCGCCATCCTTATGCTTCCGGTTATAGTCGTGGGCTGCGCTCTGCGGGGCAGCTGGCTTGGTCGTCATTTGACGATCGCCATATTGCCGCTGTATGCCATTGCATTGCCAAGCTCACTGCTTTCAACTGGCGTATTGCCCGATAATCTGTTTACCCATTTTGGGATGCAATTTGGATCAGTCATCGAGTTTATCATCATGTCGATTGTTCTATATGAGCAGGTCGCTCAAATGCGCGAGAAGCAGCATCGCGTGCAGAAGGAGCTGGCGAATACGCTCGCCAACTGGAACAAGACGCTAAAAATAAAGGTAGAGGAGCAGACAAAAAGCCTAAAGCGCTCCAATGACGAGCTGATTCTCGCCGAGCAATCCCGCACACGGCTGCTGCAGAACATTTCACATGATATCCGAGGGCCCCTCAACTATGTTCAGGGAGGCATTCAGGCGCTAAAGCAAAGGCTGATTCAGGAGCCTGAGCGACAGCAGGAGATTTTAGATAATGTGTATGGCAAGGTTATCGAGGTTAACCATTTTCTGGACGAAATGAATCGGATTGAAGAGGGAGAAAGCCCTCAGAGCTTGGAGATGGTAATGTTTGCAGAGTGGATTGACGATATTTTCGCTGAAATGGCGGCTGATATTCGTTATGGCAATTTGCGATGCGAAACCATTGTGAAGGTGCAGGAGGATGCGGATGTACTTATTGCCCCGCATGCCATCAAGCGAGCTATTGTGAACCTTGTGCACAATGCGTGCAAGTTTACTCCCACTGGCGGATTAATCGTTCTAAAGGCCACGCAAGATGACCACTGGGTAACGTTGACGGTAGAGGATGCTGGGAAAGGCATCGCTGCAGAGCGCCTTCCGTTTATATTTCACCGGCATTACATGGAGGATAAGATGAGCGGACGCGGTCTTGGCCTTGCCATAACGAAGGAAATAATTGAGCGTCATGGCGGCCAAATCAGCGTCTGGAGCGCCGAGGGAAGAGGCAGTCGCTTTTCCTTCACCATTCCGAAGGTCCAGTAG
- a CDS encoding AraC family transcriptional regulator — translation MEQVRKMMLALVAANVRMEHIQYERLEGNQHIQLSNKEGGCLVLVASGEGMLVNGAGGSRQMLRRGSFFINLQGIDAVVHAADEEAIGLYELVFQHDLLQVDSTASCYQAELSKRAIGPLIDRMKELYVNRLNQGELERFRLHIDFQELLYSLFEDAEEKRDLSHAEALLRTACYMERNFHEPLSRDKMAEMAGMSAPYYSRAFKKQLGKTPQEYWTGVRLNHARKALIQGKDKMSEIAEYTGFGEPYYFSRVFKNVLGVSPTVYQKQPRQRVVCLYPPFIDCMLALGVVPSAVMIDSAHPLSGRLDGSLHLGSSETELGVREASLLEEQQPELILCSDYIHPDQELLLSRIAPTVAVTWRRERRTDLLEIAGLLGRSEAAVKLLEELDQQLDQAREQLSRSLGRASVAMLRFHAQQMRLYGGPKQGFVGPILYRDLNLQPPLLVQQLTWDKWWASLEPSLLPALDAEHLLIVIDPGMEEEAGLMMSGEIWAELAAVRKGQVYLADYYTWMSSGMEMDKLKIAEALRLFATNS, via the coding sequence ATGGAACAGGTTAGGAAAATGATGCTGGCACTCGTCGCGGCGAATGTACGAATGGAGCACATTCAATATGAGCGGTTAGAGGGAAATCAGCATATTCAGCTGAGTAATAAAGAGGGCGGCTGTCTGGTGCTCGTAGCAAGCGGCGAAGGCATGCTGGTTAACGGAGCGGGAGGAAGCAGGCAAATGTTACGACGGGGCAGCTTCTTCATCAATCTACAAGGCATTGATGCCGTTGTACATGCAGCGGATGAAGAGGCGATCGGCTTGTATGAGCTTGTTTTTCAGCATGATTTGTTGCAGGTTGATTCAACTGCCTCTTGTTATCAGGCAGAGCTGTCCAAGCGTGCAATCGGACCACTCATTGACCGCATGAAGGAGCTGTATGTGAATCGCTTGAATCAAGGTGAGCTGGAGCGATTCCGCCTGCATATTGATTTTCAGGAGCTGCTTTACAGCTTGTTTGAGGATGCTGAGGAGAAGCGTGATTTGAGTCATGCGGAAGCGTTGCTGCGAACCGCCTGCTACATGGAGCGGAATTTTCATGAGCCGCTATCGCGGGATAAAATGGCGGAAATGGCCGGTATGAGCGCGCCATATTATTCAAGAGCCTTTAAGAAGCAGCTGGGCAAGACACCTCAGGAATATTGGACAGGAGTCCGGCTTAATCATGCGAGGAAGGCGCTTATCCAAGGAAAGGACAAAATGAGCGAGATTGCGGAATATACCGGCTTTGGAGAGCCTTATTATTTTAGCCGTGTGTTCAAAAATGTACTCGGCGTCTCGCCTACAGTGTATCAGAAGCAGCCGCGTCAGCGGGTCGTCTGCCTGTATCCCCCGTTTATCGACTGCATGCTGGCGCTCGGCGTTGTGCCGTCCGCAGTTATGATCGATTCGGCTCATCCACTGAGCGGGCGCTTGGATGGCTCGCTTCATTTAGGAAGCTCAGAGACAGAGCTTGGTGTACGTGAGGCGAGTCTGCTGGAGGAGCAGCAGCCGGAGTTGATTTTGTGCAGCGATTATATTCATCCTGATCAGGAATTGTTGCTCAGCCGTATCGCACCAACTGTAGCTGTTACGTGGAGAAGGGAGCGGCGGACGGATTTGCTGGAAATTGCAGGGCTGCTGGGAAGAAGCGAGGCAGCGGTGAAGCTGCTTGAGGAGCTTGATCAGCAGCTGGATCAGGCACGCGAGCAATTAAGCCGAAGTTTAGGGCGTGCGAGCGTAGCGATGCTGCGATTTCATGCTCAGCAAATGCGCCTTTACGGCGGCCCGAAGCAGGGCTTTGTCGGGCCGATACTCTATCGCGATTTGAATTTGCAGCCGCCATTGCTTGTCCAGCAGCTAACTTGGGATAAATGGTGGGCTTCGCTTGAGCCTTCTCTGCTGCCTGCGCTGGATGCCGAGCATTTGCTGATCGTGATTGATCCCGGCATGGAGGAAGAAGCGGGCCTTATGATGAGTGGAGAAATATGGGCGGAGCTTGCTGCTGTCCGAAAGGGACAGGTTTATCTAGCCGATTATTATACGTGGATGAGCAGCGGCATGGAGATGGATAAGCTAAAGATTGCGGAGGCGCTGCGCCTGTTCGCTACTAACTCTTAG